A genomic segment from Nicotiana tabacum cultivar K326 chromosome 7, ASM71507v2, whole genome shotgun sequence encodes:
- the LOC107784109 gene encoding uncharacterized protein LOC107784109: MKLFEVEAYKAWAAMELDQEKQVEEAENYMKEAEDHLNTAMEDAMEEFRRFEEEMNQMAKAEYDSLVGVAERARKMGKTMEKVATVAAKKYIESAVNSAGASMKSAIKAISSHSSSKVHPS, from the coding sequence ATGAAACTCTTCGAAGTGGAAGCTTATAAGGCTTGGGCAGCTATGGAATTAGATCAAGAAAAACAAGTTGAAGAAGCTGAGAATTACATGAAAGAAGCAGAGGATCATCTCAACACTGCAATGGAAGACGCCATGGAAGAATTCCGCCGCTTCGAGGAAGAAATGAACCAAATGGCTAAAGCTGAGTATGATAGCTTAGTGGGTGTTGCTGAAAGAgcaagaaaaatgggaaaaactATGGAAAAAGTGGCTACAGTTGCTGCTAAAAAGTATATTGAAAGTGCTGTTAATTCTGCTGGTGCCTCTATGAAATCTGCTATTAAAGCCATTTCTTCTCACAGCTCTAGCAAGGTTCATCCTTCTTGA